In Salinarimonas sp., a genomic segment contains:
- a CDS encoding efflux RND transporter periplasmic adaptor subunit — translation MQRATKRRLSVAAGVLGAFILGLVLAALIGEPVTSRVQSAAGAVQSLVSGGEEEESGEGQERPPTAVTFAAVETGVAEELYRAVGEVAAENRVRVTPSVPGIVESVEIGDGERVAEGDTLVLLDNDQQEVALDAAQAALTQAREAYERTQTLIEDGYATEAELERDRTAFIEARADVERARQMLDDRAVRAPFAGEVGIVAVDEGAYVQPGEMLASLATTGDLVVRVSVPPLVARGLSPGDAVTVEGPQGETYDAKIASVSPLADPRSRTVAVEAAIPEPGALRPGSFASVSLVEARRENALFVPAEAILLQGQLAFVFKPTQEMTAERRRVEVGVRRAGRVEIREGLLPGDRVVVEGKQKLSAGMRIAPAGEGGPSGGPPDGGARQEANAGESG, via the coding sequence ATGCAGCGCGCGACGAAGCGGCGCCTTAGCGTCGCAGCGGGCGTCCTCGGCGCCTTCATCCTCGGTCTCGTCCTCGCCGCCCTGATCGGCGAGCCCGTCACCTCGCGCGTCCAGAGCGCGGCGGGCGCCGTGCAGAGCCTCGTTTCCGGCGGCGAGGAGGAGGAGAGCGGCGAGGGGCAGGAGCGCCCGCCGACCGCGGTCACCTTCGCCGCGGTCGAGACCGGCGTCGCGGAGGAGCTCTACCGCGCCGTCGGAGAGGTCGCGGCGGAGAACCGCGTGCGCGTCACGCCCTCCGTGCCGGGCATCGTGGAGAGCGTCGAGATCGGCGACGGCGAGCGAGTCGCGGAGGGCGACACGCTGGTCCTGCTCGACAACGACCAGCAGGAGGTCGCCCTCGACGCGGCGCAGGCGGCGCTCACCCAGGCGCGCGAGGCCTACGAGCGCACGCAGACGCTCATCGAGGACGGCTACGCGACCGAGGCCGAGCTCGAGCGCGACCGCACCGCCTTCATCGAGGCCCGGGCCGACGTCGAGCGCGCGCGCCAGATGCTCGACGATCGCGCCGTGCGCGCGCCGTTCGCCGGCGAGGTCGGCATCGTCGCGGTGGACGAGGGCGCCTACGTCCAGCCCGGCGAGATGCTGGCGAGCCTCGCCACGACGGGCGACCTGGTCGTGCGCGTTTCCGTGCCGCCGCTCGTGGCGCGGGGGCTCTCGCCGGGGGACGCCGTCACCGTGGAAGGTCCGCAGGGCGAGACCTACGACGCGAAGATCGCCTCCGTCTCGCCGCTGGCGGACCCGCGGTCCCGCACGGTCGCCGTGGAGGCCGCGATTCCCGAGCCGGGCGCGCTGCGGCCGGGCTCCTTCGCCTCGGTCTCGCTCGTCGAGGCGCGCCGCGAGAACGCGCTGTTCGTGCCCGCCGAGGCGATCCTGCTCCAGGGCCAGCTCGCCTTCGTCTTCAAGCCGACGCAGGAGATGACGGCCGAGCGCCGGCGCGTCGAGGTCGGCGTGCGCCGCGCCGGGCGCGTCGAGATCCGCGAGGGGCTCCTCCCGGGCGATCGCGTCGTCGTCGAGGGCAAGCAGAAGCTCTCCGCCG